Proteins encoded together in one Schumannella luteola window:
- a CDS encoding alcohol dehydrogenase catalytic domain-containing protein codes for MRAVVARGAGDLVVTELPAPEVAADRLLVRIVYGGICGSDLHYAKDGRNGAYEIREPLVLGHEVVGVVESVGADAVTPQKVGDRVAIHPATPPPPPGGVEGAGVNTQPGGTYLGSASTWPHTQGGFTELLEVLPDQLRALPDELPLRRAALAEPLSVALHGVRRLGSVVEGAKVLVSGAGPIGSLAVAALKRAGAAHVTAADLQRAPLEVARRVGADAVVQLGVDPEPEPGSFDVVVEAAGVVPSLVSALERVRVGGTVLQLGMLPAGPLSVPIAGLIAREITLLGSQRFDIELDDAVRMLAEHPELDAVVSDEFTLDEVTEAFARAADSSRSCKVLLRIGDAE; via the coding sequence ATGAGAGCAGTCGTCGCCCGCGGCGCCGGAGACCTCGTCGTCACCGAGCTGCCCGCGCCCGAGGTCGCCGCCGACCGCCTGCTGGTGCGCATCGTCTACGGCGGAATCTGCGGCTCCGACCTGCACTACGCCAAGGACGGCCGCAACGGCGCCTACGAGATCCGCGAGCCGCTCGTGCTCGGGCACGAGGTCGTCGGCGTCGTCGAGAGCGTCGGGGCGGATGCGGTCACCCCGCAGAAGGTCGGCGACCGCGTCGCCATCCACCCGGCCACCCCGCCGCCCCCGCCCGGCGGCGTCGAGGGCGCCGGCGTGAACACGCAGCCCGGCGGCACCTACCTCGGCAGCGCCTCGACGTGGCCGCACACGCAGGGCGGCTTCACCGAGCTGCTCGAGGTGCTGCCCGACCAGCTGCGCGCGCTGCCCGACGAGCTGCCGCTGCGGCGTGCGGCCCTGGCCGAGCCGCTCTCGGTCGCGTTGCACGGCGTGCGCCGGCTGGGCTCGGTCGTGGAGGGCGCGAAGGTGCTCGTCAGCGGCGCCGGGCCGATCGGCAGCCTCGCCGTCGCCGCGCTGAAGCGCGCGGGCGCCGCCCACGTGACCGCCGCCGATCTGCAGCGCGCCCCGCTCGAGGTGGCGCGCCGGGTCGGTGCGGATGCGGTGGTGCAGCTCGGCGTCGACCCCGAGCCGGAGCCGGGCTCCTTCGACGTCGTGGTCGAGGCCGCGGGCGTCGTGCCGTCGCTCGTCTCGGCGCTGGAGCGCGTGCGCGTCGGCGGCACGGTGCTGCAGCTCGGCATGCTGCCCGCCGGTCCGCTGTCGGTGCCGATCGCGGGCCTGATCGCCCGCGAGATCACCCTGCTCGGCTCGCAGCGCTTCGACATCGAGCTGGATGACGCGGTGCGGATGCTCGCCGAGCACCCCGAGCTGGATGCGGTGGTGAGCGACGAGTTCACGCTCGACGAGGTGACGGAGGCCTTCGCCCGGGCCGCCGATTCCTCGCGCTCGTGCAAGGTGCTGCTGCGCATCGGCGACGCGGAGTAG
- a CDS encoding L-ribulose-5-phosphate 4-epimerase: MPAADLDLDAPGLADAIARVRADVARLHDELVRYRLVVWTGGNVSGRVPGADLFVIKPSGVDYDDLSPESMILCDLDGHVIPGTPGSERSPSSDTAAHAYVYRNMPDVGGVVHTHSAYATAWAARAEPIPCVITGMADEFGGEIPVGPFAIIGDDSIGRGIVQTLSGHRSRAVLMQNHGPFTIGKDARDAVKAAVMLEATAETVHLARQLGEPIVIPDEHVDALFQRYQNVYGQRA; encoded by the coding sequence GTGCCTGCCGCCGATCTCGATCTCGACGCGCCCGGCCTCGCCGACGCGATCGCGCGCGTGCGCGCCGATGTCGCCCGACTGCACGACGAGCTCGTGCGCTACCGCCTCGTCGTCTGGACCGGCGGCAACGTCTCCGGCCGCGTGCCCGGCGCCGACCTGTTCGTGATCAAGCCGTCCGGCGTCGACTACGACGACCTGAGCCCGGAGAGCATGATCCTCTGTGACCTCGACGGCCACGTCATCCCGGGCACGCCCGGCAGCGAGCGCAGCCCCTCCAGCGACACCGCCGCGCACGCCTACGTCTACCGCAACATGCCCGACGTCGGCGGGGTCGTGCACACGCACTCGGCCTACGCGACCGCCTGGGCGGCGCGCGCCGAGCCCATCCCGTGCGTCATCACCGGCATGGCCGACGAGTTCGGCGGCGAGATCCCGGTCGGCCCCTTCGCGATCATCGGCGACGACTCGATCGGCCGCGGCATCGTGCAGACGCTCTCGGGTCACCGCAGCCGCGCCGTGCTGATGCAGAACCACGGCCCCTTCACGATCGGGAAGGATGCGCGCGACGCGGTCAAGGCGGCCGTCATGCTCGAGGCCACGGCCGAGACCGTGCACCTCGCGCGGCAGCTCGGCGAGCCGATCGTCATCCCCGACGAGCACGTGGACGCGCTGTTCCAGCGCTACCAGAACGTGTACGGGCAGCGCGCATGA
- a CDS encoding gluconokinase has protein sequence MNGDTRASRPVGPVVVMGVSGSGKSTVGVDLATALGVPFVDGDALHPAANIAKMAAGIPLDDADRAPWLTAVGEALADGAAAHGGIVIACSALRRAYRDRLRALAPGLVFVHLTGSRELLAARLAGRSHEFMPSTLLDSQLATLEPLERDEASIALDVGERVDDLVASAARGLRGVRAASPSAAAAAAALPAATPAATRP, from the coding sequence ATGAACGGCGACACCCGGGCGTCGCGGCCCGTCGGACCCGTCGTCGTGATGGGCGTCAGCGGCAGCGGCAAATCGACCGTCGGGGTCGACCTGGCGACGGCGCTCGGCGTGCCCTTCGTCGACGGCGACGCCCTGCACCCGGCCGCGAACATCGCCAAGATGGCCGCCGGCATCCCGCTCGACGACGCCGACCGGGCGCCCTGGCTGACCGCGGTCGGCGAGGCGCTCGCCGATGGCGCCGCGGCGCACGGCGGCATCGTGATCGCCTGCTCGGCACTGCGCCGCGCGTACCGCGATCGCCTGCGCGCCCTCGCGCCCGGCCTCGTCTTCGTGCACCTCACCGGATCGCGTGAGCTGCTCGCCGCGCGCCTCGCCGGCCGCAGTCACGAGTTCATGCCCTCGACCCTGCTCGACTCGCAGCTCGCGACCCTCGAGCCGCTCGAGCGCGACGAGGCGAGCATCGCGCTCGACGTCGGCGAGCGCGTCGACGACCTGGTCGCGTCGGCCGCGCGCGGGCTGCGCGGAGTGCGCGCGGCGTCGCCGTCGGCCGCGGCTGCGGCCGCGGCGCTCCCGGCTGCGACGCCCGCCGCGACTCGCCCCTGA
- a CDS encoding SDR family NAD(P)-dependent oxidoreductase: MSVPAYPATAFPDERTAIVTGAASERGIGRGIALRLALEGWAVAVVDLDKEASKAVADDISRSTGAVAAGFGADISNADSVDAALADIQATLPQVVGLVNNAGVSSPVPFLEVSREEWNRVVDINLTGTFHVTQGAARIMAANSVGRIVNISSASAQRGGGVYGRAAYSASKAALLGLARTLARELGPHGITANSVSPGSIDTDIMGGRLSDERKTQLLQELPVGRVGTVDDVAAVVAFLLREEAGYLTGVTYDVNGGSHIA, encoded by the coding sequence ATGAGCGTCCCCGCCTATCCCGCCACCGCCTTCCCCGACGAGCGCACCGCGATCGTCACCGGCGCCGCCAGCGAGCGCGGCATCGGCCGCGGCATCGCCCTGCGCCTCGCCCTCGAGGGCTGGGCCGTCGCCGTCGTCGACCTCGACAAGGAGGCCAGCAAGGCCGTCGCCGACGACATCTCGCGCAGCACCGGCGCCGTCGCCGCGGGCTTCGGCGCCGACATCTCGAACGCCGACTCGGTGGATGCGGCGCTCGCCGACATCCAGGCGACGCTGCCCCAGGTCGTCGGCCTGGTCAACAACGCCGGCGTCAGCTCGCCGGTGCCGTTCCTCGAGGTGAGCCGCGAGGAGTGGAACCGGGTCGTCGACATCAACCTCACCGGCACCTTCCACGTCACGCAGGGTGCCGCGCGCATCATGGCCGCGAACAGCGTCGGCCGCATCGTCAACATCTCCTCCGCCTCCGCCCAGCGCGGGGGAGGGGTGTACGGCCGCGCCGCGTACTCCGCGTCGAAGGCCGCGCTGCTCGGCCTCGCGCGCACCCTCGCCCGCGAGCTCGGCCCGCACGGCATCACCGCCAACTCGGTCTCGCCGGGGTCGATCGACACCGACATCATGGGCGGCCGTCTCAGCGACGAGCGCAAGACGCAGCTGCTGCAGGAGCTGCCGGTGGGCCGCGTCGGAACCGTGGATGACGTGGCCGCGGTCGTCGCCTTCCTGCTGCGCGAAGAGGCCGGCTACCTCACGGGCGTCACCTACGACGTCAACGGCGGATCGCACATCGCATGA
- a CDS encoding SDR family oxidoreductase codes for MTSLFDLTGRRALVTGSSRGIGLALATGLAENGADVVLHGRDQTALANAAATLERVSGRAPRTIAFDVTDADEVDAAITELEAEAPIDVLVNNAGIQRRAPIAEFDLGDWNDLVATNLTSAFLTARRVSREMIGRGAGKIVNIGSVQSQLGRANIAPYAATKGGIAMLTKGLCADLGPHGIQVNALAPGYFATELTKALVDDADFSDWVAKRTPAGRWGRTEELVGTLVFLSSGASDFVNGQVVFVDGGMTAVV; via the coding sequence ATGACCTCCCTCTTCGACCTCACCGGCCGCCGCGCCCTCGTCACCGGCTCGAGCCGCGGCATCGGCCTCGCCCTCGCGACCGGCCTCGCCGAGAACGGCGCCGACGTCGTGCTGCACGGCCGTGACCAGACCGCCCTCGCCAACGCCGCCGCGACGCTCGAGCGCGTCTCCGGCCGCGCCCCGCGCACGATCGCCTTCGACGTGACCGACGCCGACGAGGTGGATGCGGCCATCACCGAGCTCGAGGCCGAGGCCCCGATCGATGTGCTGGTCAACAACGCCGGCATCCAGCGGCGTGCGCCGATCGCCGAGTTCGACCTCGGCGACTGGAACGACCTCGTCGCCACGAACCTGACGAGTGCGTTCCTCACCGCGCGGCGCGTGAGTCGGGAGATGATCGGCCGCGGCGCCGGCAAGATCGTCAACATCGGCTCGGTGCAGTCGCAGCTGGGCCGGGCGAACATCGCGCCCTACGCGGCGACCAAGGGCGGCATCGCCATGCTGACCAAGGGACTCTGTGCCGACCTCGGTCCGCACGGCATCCAGGTCAACGCCCTCGCCCCCGGCTACTTCGCGACCGAGCTGACGAAGGCCCTCGTCGACGACGCCGACTTCAGCGACTGGGTCGCCAAGCGCACCCCCGCCGGGCGCTGGGGCCGCACGGAGGAGCTCGTCGGAACCCTCGTGTTCCTCTCCTCCGGCGCCTCCGACTTCGTCAACGGCCAGGTCGTGTTCGTCGACGGCGGCATGACCGCGGTCGTCTGA
- a CDS encoding SDR family NAD(P)-dependent oxidoreductase, with protein MSADVVNPAAKPADELGFSVDLTGRTAVVTGASGGLGRAIAELLLKNGASVIGLQRRTDVGLEGDYTAVAVDLADAASIAGAVDGILAEREVHILVNNAGINIRHRFEEFPLDDFDRVMQVNLRAVVELTQLFARPMLERGTGTIINIASMLSFTGGYTAAAYATSKGAVGQLTKTLSNEWAARGVRVNAIAPGFIDTEMNTALRADEVRDRQIRERIPYGRWGRADDIAGAALFLASPAAEYVHGVVLPVDGGYLGR; from the coding sequence ATGAGCGCCGACGTCGTGAACCCCGCCGCGAAGCCGGCCGACGAGCTCGGCTTCTCCGTCGACCTGACCGGCCGCACGGCCGTCGTCACCGGCGCGAGCGGCGGCCTCGGCCGCGCGATCGCCGAGCTGCTGCTGAAGAACGGCGCGAGCGTCATCGGCCTGCAGCGGCGCACCGACGTGGGTCTCGAGGGCGACTACACGGCGGTCGCCGTCGACCTCGCCGACGCGGCGTCGATCGCGGGCGCGGTCGACGGCATCCTCGCCGAGCGCGAGGTGCACATCCTCGTCAACAACGCCGGCATCAACATCCGCCACCGCTTCGAGGAGTTCCCGCTCGACGACTTCGACCGCGTCATGCAGGTGAACCTGCGCGCCGTCGTCGAGCTGACCCAGCTCTTCGCCCGGCCGATGCTCGAACGCGGCACCGGCACGATCATCAACATCGCCTCGATGCTCTCGTTCACCGGCGGCTACACGGCCGCCGCCTACGCGACCTCGAAGGGCGCCGTCGGCCAGCTCACCAAGACGCTGTCGAACGAGTGGGCCGCCCGCGGCGTGCGCGTCAACGCGATCGCGCCCGGCTTCATCGACACCGAGATGAACACCGCCCTGCGTGCGGACGAGGTGCGCGACCGGCAGATCCGCGAGCGCATCCCCTACGGACGCTGGGGTCGCGCCGACGACATCGCCGGCGCCGCGCTATTCCTCGCCTCGCCCGCCGCCGAGTACGTGCACGGCGTCGTGCTGCCGGTCGACGGCGGCTACCTCGGACGCTGA
- a CDS encoding SDR family oxidoreductase, giving the protein MTYSDYSTALVTGASTGMGAAVVRQFTERGLTVHAVARDAARLAELAAETGAIVHAVDLTDTDAIERELGDLEIDVLVNNAGVSAPGNILDVERHTVDAMVDVNLRAVLHLSRLLVPGMVERDLGHIVNISSIAGHYNFFGHTAYHATKAAVHQISRQLRNDTLGKRIRVTEVSPGRVETEIFGRNLGGSPEAMKEAWETYYEGYESLTTADIVGAIDYAIAAPRHANLGLIEIMPTFQVPGGLTFDRRAE; this is encoded by the coding sequence ATGACCTACAGCGACTACTCGACCGCCCTCGTCACCGGAGCCTCGACCGGAATGGGCGCCGCCGTCGTGCGCCAGTTCACCGAGCGCGGCCTGACCGTGCACGCCGTCGCGCGCGACGCCGCCCGCCTCGCCGAGCTCGCCGCCGAGACCGGGGCGATCGTGCACGCCGTCGACCTGACCGACACCGACGCGATCGAGCGCGAGCTCGGCGACCTCGAGATCGACGTGCTCGTGAACAACGCCGGCGTGAGCGCGCCCGGCAACATCCTCGACGTCGAGCGCCACACGGTCGACGCGATGGTGGATGTGAACCTGCGCGCCGTGCTGCACCTCAGCCGCCTGCTGGTTCCGGGCATGGTCGAGCGCGACCTGGGCCACATCGTCAACATCTCCAGCATCGCCGGGCACTACAACTTCTTCGGCCACACCGCGTATCACGCGACCAAGGCGGCCGTGCACCAGATCTCGCGTCAGCTGCGCAACGACACCCTCGGCAAGCGCATCCGCGTCACCGAGGTCAGCCCCGGCCGCGTCGAGACCGAGATCTTCGGCCGCAACCTCGGCGGCAGCCCCGAGGCGATGAAGGAGGCGTGGGAGACCTACTACGAGGGCTACGAGTCGCTCACCACGGCCGACATCGTCGGCGCCATCGACTACGCGATCGCCGCGCCGCGCCATGCGAACCTCGGGCTGATCGAGATCATGCCGACGTTCCAGGTTCCGGGCGGCCTCACCTTCGATCGGCGCGCCGAGTGA
- a CDS encoding D-2-hydroxyacid dehydrogenase yields the protein MSSDRPGSAALGSDRLRVVVAAPLSADNAELLTRLEPRIELVHRPELVHEMRWPADFSPAPGFARSPEQQAELDALIDGADALYGIPDVDPAALARAVAANPRLRWVHTMAAGGGGQVKAAGLDADQLARVAFSTSAGVHGGPLAEFAVFGVLAGAKSLPRLLQQQRAHDWSGRWLMGQISAQRVLVAGLGGIGAVVAKKLAALDVEVIGLSRRPERPEGVASIVHPDDLLEVMPTIDALVTTLPGTAATEGLLNAEVLAAARPGLTLVSVGRGTVIDEPALIEALRSGQVGFAALDVAAVEPLATDSPLWDLPNALISPHTAGLDADEDRRIAELFARNATRLLDGEELINRVDTVEFY from the coding sequence GTGAGCTCTGACCGACCGGGTTCAGCCGCACTGGGCTCCGACCGCCTCCGCGTCGTCGTCGCGGCGCCGCTCTCGGCCGACAACGCCGAGCTGCTGACCCGCCTCGAGCCGCGCATCGAGCTCGTGCACCGGCCCGAGCTGGTGCACGAGATGCGCTGGCCGGCCGACTTCTCGCCGGCTCCCGGCTTCGCGCGCAGTCCCGAGCAGCAGGCCGAGCTCGACGCGCTGATCGACGGGGCGGATGCGCTCTACGGCATCCCCGACGTCGACCCCGCCGCGCTCGCCCGTGCGGTCGCCGCGAACCCGCGCCTGCGCTGGGTGCACACCATGGCGGCCGGCGGCGGCGGTCAGGTGAAGGCCGCGGGCCTGGATGCCGACCAGCTCGCGCGCGTCGCCTTCAGCACCTCGGCCGGCGTGCACGGCGGACCGCTCGCGGAGTTCGCCGTCTTCGGCGTGCTCGCCGGCGCGAAGTCGCTGCCCCGCCTGCTGCAGCAGCAGCGTGCCCACGACTGGAGCGGACGCTGGCTCATGGGCCAGATCAGCGCGCAGCGCGTGCTCGTGGCCGGTCTCGGCGGCATCGGCGCGGTCGTGGCGAAGAAGCTCGCCGCGCTCGACGTCGAGGTGATCGGCCTGAGCCGTCGCCCCGAGCGCCCGGAGGGCGTCGCGTCGATCGTGCACCCCGACGACCTGCTCGAGGTCATGCCCACGATCGACGCGCTCGTCACGACGCTGCCGGGCACGGCGGCGACCGAGGGGCTGCTGAACGCCGAGGTGCTCGCGGCGGCCCGCCCGGGTCTCACGCTGGTGAGCGTCGGTCGCGGCACCGTGATCGACGAGCCCGCGCTGATCGAGGCGCTGCGCTCGGGTCAGGTCGGCTTCGCCGCGCTCGATGTGGCGGCGGTCGAGCCGCTCGCGACGGACAGCCCGCTGTGGGACCTGCCGAACGCGCTCATCAGCCCGCACACCGCCGGCCTCGACGCCGACGAGGACCGCCGCATCGCCGAGCTCTTCGCGCGCAACGCGACGCGGCTGCTCGACGGCGAGGAGCTCATCAACCGGGTCGACACGGTCGAGTTCTACTGA
- the araB gene encoding ribulokinase: MSTGDACVIGIDYGTLSGRALVVRVSDGAELGSAVHEYRHGVLDTALPSGRRLPPDWALQVPDDYREVLRVAVPAAIADAGIDPAQVIGVATDFTASTPLPVDADGTPLNELDGLADEPHAYVKLWKHHAAGAQADRINALARERGETWLARYGGFLSSEWELAKALQLLDEAPELYARMRWFVEAADWIVWQLTGVYTRNACTAGYKGVLQDGAYPSRDYLGALDERFADFADTKLDAPIGRLGQAAGTLTAEAAAWTGLPVGIPVAVGNVDAHVTAPAAQSTRPGQLVAIMGTSTCHVMSGSTLAEVPGMCGVVDGGIIDGLYGYEAGQSGVGDIFAWFVQNAVPAALTEQAAAAGASIHQLLTDLGAEAPVGAHGLVALDWQSGNRSVLVDHELSGVFVGLTLATTPVEMYRALLESTAFGTRRIVEAFGESGVPVNEFVAAGGLIRNATLMQIYSDVLRMPISIIGSEQGPALGSAIHAAVAAGAYPDVAAAAAAMGRVERAVYTPDPARADAYDRLYTHYRRLHDLLGDTEKGIMHDLKRMRREVLA, from the coding sequence GTGAGCACCGGCGACGCCTGCGTGATCGGAATCGACTACGGAACCCTGTCGGGGCGCGCACTCGTCGTGCGCGTCTCCGACGGTGCCGAGCTCGGCTCGGCCGTGCACGAGTACCGCCACGGCGTGCTCGACACGGCCCTGCCGAGCGGACGTCGTCTGCCGCCCGACTGGGCGCTGCAGGTGCCCGACGACTACCGCGAGGTGCTGCGGGTCGCCGTGCCCGCGGCGATCGCCGACGCCGGCATCGACCCGGCGCAGGTGATCGGCGTCGCGACCGACTTCACCGCATCCACGCCGCTGCCGGTGGATGCGGACGGCACCCCGCTCAACGAGCTCGACGGCCTCGCCGACGAGCCGCACGCCTACGTGAAGCTCTGGAAGCACCACGCCGCCGGCGCGCAGGCCGACCGCATCAACGCGCTCGCCCGCGAGCGCGGCGAGACCTGGCTGGCGCGCTACGGCGGGTTCCTCAGCTCGGAGTGGGAGCTCGCGAAGGCGCTGCAGCTGCTCGACGAGGCGCCCGAGCTCTACGCCCGCATGCGCTGGTTCGTCGAGGCCGCCGACTGGATCGTCTGGCAGCTCACCGGCGTCTACACCCGCAACGCCTGCACGGCCGGGTACAAGGGTGTGCTGCAGGACGGCGCCTACCCCTCGCGCGACTACCTCGGCGCCCTCGATGAGCGCTTCGCCGACTTCGCCGACACCAAGCTGGATGCGCCGATCGGCCGCCTCGGGCAGGCGGCCGGCACGCTGACCGCCGAGGCCGCCGCCTGGACCGGGCTGCCCGTCGGCATCCCCGTCGCCGTCGGCAACGTGGATGCGCACGTCACCGCCCCGGCCGCGCAGTCGACCCGGCCCGGCCAGCTCGTCGCCATCATGGGCACCTCGACCTGCCACGTCATGTCGGGATCGACGCTCGCCGAGGTGCCGGGCATGTGCGGCGTCGTCGACGGCGGCATCATCGACGGGCTCTACGGCTACGAGGCCGGGCAGTCGGGCGTCGGCGACATCTTCGCCTGGTTCGTGCAGAACGCGGTGCCCGCGGCGCTGACCGAGCAGGCCGCGGCCGCCGGCGCGAGCATCCACCAGCTGCTGACCGACCTCGGTGCGGAGGCGCCGGTCGGCGCGCACGGGCTCGTCGCCCTCGACTGGCAGAGCGGCAACCGCTCGGTGCTCGTCGACCACGAGCTCTCGGGCGTCTTCGTCGGGCTCACGCTCGCGACCACCCCGGTCGAGATGTACCGCGCGCTGCTCGAGTCGACCGCGTTCGGCACCCGGCGCATCGTCGAGGCCTTCGGCGAGTCCGGCGTGCCCGTCAACGAGTTCGTCGCGGCCGGCGGACTCATCCGCAACGCGACGCTCATGCAGATCTACAGCGACGTGCTGCGGATGCCGATCTCGATCATCGGCAGCGAGCAAGGTCCGGCGCTCGGCTCGGCGATCCACGCGGCCGTCGCCGCGGGCGCCTATCCGGATGTCGCGGCCGCCGCGGCGGCGATGGGCCGCGTCGAGCGGGCCGTCTACACGCCCGACCCCGCTCGCGCCGATGCCTACGACCGCCTGTACACGCACTACCGCCGCCTGCACGACCTGCTCGGCGACACGGAGAAGGGCATCATGCACGACCTCAAGCGGATGCGACGGGAGGTGCTGGCGTGA
- a CDS encoding IclR family transcriptional regulator domain-containing protein produces MSASSDLLDVFGPTVRGDDELAHQLVQLAELDGRTARFLARHDGREPFASSAAPGDRRPAETTAVGLALLAQLDDAEIAERYGDAAAAVLAEVRATRQRGYALDRAATHPSVFGVAVPVPVPVSVSAGSGAEAARSPLVLGVALVEVLPDRMRESSERYVTVVAALRRVAAELGAGHAETPGSREPLRAL; encoded by the coding sequence ATGAGCGCCTCATCCGACCTCCTCGACGTCTTCGGCCCGACCGTGCGCGGCGACGACGAGCTCGCGCACCAGCTCGTGCAGCTCGCCGAGCTCGACGGCCGCACGGCGCGGTTCCTGGCCCGGCACGACGGACGCGAGCCCTTCGCCTCGAGCGCCGCCCCGGGCGACCGGCGCCCGGCCGAGACCACCGCGGTCGGGCTGGCGCTGCTGGCGCAGCTCGACGACGCCGAGATCGCGGAGCGCTACGGCGACGCCGCGGCGGCGGTGCTCGCCGAGGTGCGGGCGACGCGGCAGCGCGGCTACGCGCTCGATCGCGCGGCGACGCATCCCAGCGTCTTCGGCGTCGCCGTGCCGGTGCCGGTGCCGGTGTCGGTGTCGGCCGGCTCGGGAGCGGAGGCGGCGCGCTCACCCCTGGTGCTCGGCGTCGCCCTCGTCGAGGTGCTGCCCGACCGGATGCGGGAGTCGAGCGAGCGCTACGTCACGGTCGTGGCGGCGCTGCGCCGGGTCGCCGCCGAGCTCGGCGCCGGTCACGCGGAGACGCCCGGATCCCGGGAGCCGCTGCGCGCGCTCTGA
- a CDS encoding MFS transporter codes for MTTETTPPPASAAGATVPAERTRIEGKSVIAGLSGIFVELYDNAIYGFLAGTLALVFFPADNAGTGLFLTLVAFGIPFFIRPLGAAVGGHWGDRIGRRKVLIFLVTTMSVATGAIGLLPGAAQIGIIAPIALVLLRFVQGFSMGAETGNANSYLSENAPHGKRGQVVSYANAATFLAMMVGTFFAAGLMAGLGQETMTEWGWRLPFLVALPLGLVALWVRMSAGESPEFEKVETKNLVVTNPLKEAFLDKAGRRGMLLTILLPLFNSSGYFILFIYMPSFMTSQLKFESVQALTITGLALLVGAPFSLLAGRLSDRFGRRPLLAGSSFAMVVLGLPCYWLLTQGSFATALIGTVIMSIVFAGTFGVVQSTMTELFPTRFRTAAYGFGYNIGTAIFGGAAPALIAGLIAATGSIWVPAFYLIVTSLVAGITALRIRETAFTPLPE; via the coding sequence ATGACCACCGAGACCACCCCGCCCCCGGCATCCGCCGCCGGCGCGACCGTGCCCGCCGAGCGCACCCGGATCGAAGGGAAGTCGGTCATCGCCGGACTCTCCGGCATCTTCGTGGAGCTCTACGACAACGCGATCTACGGCTTCCTCGCCGGCACGCTCGCGCTCGTGTTCTTCCCCGCCGACAACGCCGGCACCGGGCTGTTCCTCACGCTCGTCGCTTTCGGCATCCCCTTCTTCATCCGCCCCCTGGGCGCCGCCGTCGGCGGCCACTGGGGCGACCGCATCGGCCGCCGCAAGGTGCTGATCTTCCTCGTCACCACCATGAGCGTCGCCACCGGCGCGATCGGCCTGCTGCCGGGCGCCGCCCAGATCGGCATCATCGCCCCCATCGCGCTGGTGCTGCTGCGCTTCGTGCAGGGCTTCTCGATGGGCGCCGAGACCGGCAACGCCAACTCGTACCTCAGCGAGAACGCGCCGCACGGCAAGCGCGGCCAGGTCGTCAGCTACGCCAACGCCGCCACCTTCCTGGCGATGATGGTCGGCACCTTCTTCGCCGCCGGCCTCATGGCCGGACTCGGCCAGGAGACCATGACCGAGTGGGGATGGCGCCTGCCCTTCCTCGTCGCGCTGCCGCTCGGCCTCGTCGCCCTCTGGGTGCGCATGAGCGCCGGCGAGAGCCCCGAGTTCGAGAAGGTCGAGACCAAGAACCTCGTCGTCACGAACCCGCTCAAGGAGGCCTTCCTCGACAAGGCCGGCCGCCGCGGCATGCTTCTCACGATCCTGCTGCCGCTCTTCAACAGCTCGGGCTACTTCATCCTCTTCATCTACATGCCGAGCTTCATGACCTCGCAGCTGAAGTTCGAGTCGGTGCAGGCGCTCACCATCACCGGCCTCGCCCTGCTCGTCGGCGCGCCGTTCTCGCTGCTCGCCGGCCGTCTCTCCGACCGCTTCGGCCGCCGGCCGCTGCTCGCCGGGTCGTCGTTCGCGATGGTCGTGCTCGGCCTGCCCTGCTACTGGCTGCTGACTCAGGGATCGTTCGCGACCGCCCTCATCGGCACGGTCATCATGTCGATCGTCTTCGCCGGCACCTTCGGCGTCGTGCAGAGCACCATGACCGAGCTGTTCCCCACCCGCTTCCGCACCGCCGCCTACGGCTTCGGCTACAACATCGGCACCGCGATCTTCGGCGGAGCGGCCCCGGCCCTCATCGCGGGACTCATCGCCGCCACCGGCAGCATCTGGGTGCCCGCCTTCTACCTGATCGTGACCTCGCTGGTCGCGGGCATCACCGCCCTGCGCATCCGCGAGACCGCGTTCACGCCCCTTCCCGAGTGA